CAGCGGAAACATGCTGCCAGGCCGTCTCGACCGCATCGACCTGCTGCGCGCCACCGCCATGCTGTGGATGACGGTGTTCCATTTCTGCTTTGACCTCGACCACTTCGGCTTCATCCGCGCGGACCTCCACCACGATCCGTTCTGGACCTGGCAGCGCAGCGCCATCGTGAGCCTGTTCCTGTTCACGGCCGGGCTGTCGCAGGCGGTGGCCTTGTCGCAGGGGCAGGGCTGGCCGCGTTTCTGGCGGCGCTGGGGGCAGGTGGCGGGCGCGGCGCTGCTGGTCACCGCGGGCTCCATGCTGATGTTCCCCAAAAGCTTCATCTACTTCGGGGTGCTGCACGGTATCGCGGTGATGTTGATCGTGGTGCGGCTGACCGCCGGCTGGGGCGCCTGGCTGTGGCCGCTGGGCGCACTGGCGATCGCGGCCAAGTTCATCGCACCGGCCGTGATCGCCACCGTGCCGGCGCTG
This Hydrogenophaga taeniospiralis DNA region includes the following protein-coding sequences:
- a CDS encoding heparan-alpha-glucosaminide N-acetyltransferase; translation: MLPGRLDRIDLLRATAMLWMTVFHFCFDLDHFGFIRADLHHDPFWTWQRSAIVSLFLFTAGLSQAVALSQGQGWPRFWRRWGQVAGAALLVTAGSMLMFPKSFIYFGVLHGIAVMLIVVRLTAGWGAWLWPLGALAIAAKFIAPAVIATVPALQVLNSPGPNALGFISRLPVTEDYVPLLPWLGVMWWGVAAGRWALLHRPQWLGSADAPATGLKRGLVTLGRWSLSYYLLHQPVLIGLVSAWVWVSR